One region of Gimesia sp. genomic DNA includes:
- a CDS encoding class I SAM-dependent methyltransferase, which produces MLSRRLEPEVMDTREEALGYNTMDNREVNRRFADEVLALIAGSEIDSSQPLTLLDPGTGTALIPIEICQRSAQIQIIAADLATEMLKVAADNLRSVQLSDRISLELADARQLPCPDSSVDGVIANSLIHHIADPLPILQEMLRVIKPGGFLFLRDLARPNSLVDLESLVRQYAANDTPHQRQMLTDSLHAALTLSEIQDLLQTCGLPPEAAQLTSDRHWTVSHRLAQT; this is translated from the coding sequence ATGCTTTCCCGTCGACTCGAACCCGAAGTCATGGACACCCGCGAAGAGGCCCTCGGCTACAACACCATGGACAATCGCGAAGTTAATCGGCGCTTCGCAGATGAAGTCCTCGCGCTCATCGCAGGTTCGGAAATAGATAGCTCGCAGCCGCTCACACTGCTCGATCCCGGCACCGGGACCGCGCTGATCCCCATAGAAATCTGTCAGCGTAGCGCGCAGATTCAGATCATCGCTGCCGACCTCGCTACCGAAATGCTGAAAGTCGCCGCAGACAACCTGCGCAGCGTTCAACTCTCAGACCGCATCTCACTGGAACTCGCTGACGCCAGACAGCTGCCCTGCCCGGATAGCTCCGTGGACGGCGTCATCGCCAACAGCCTGATTCATCACATCGCGGATCCCTTGCCCATCCTGCAGGAAATGCTGCGCGTGATCAAACCGGGTGGCTTCCTGTTTCTCCGCGATCTTGCCCGACCCAACTCGCTGGTCGATCTCGAATCGCTCGTCAGACAGTACGCCGCGAATGACACACCGCACCAGCGTCAGATGCTGACCGACTCCCTGCACGCCGCGCTCACCCTCTCAGAAATTCAGGATCTGCTGCAGACCTGCGGCCTGCCCCCTGAAGCGGCACAGCTGACTTCCGATCGGCACTGGACCGTCTCACATCGACTTGCGCAAACATAA
- the csrA gene encoding carbon storage regulator CsrA translates to MLVLSRQRDESIIIGDNIVITIVDIRGDKVRLGIQAPTEIPVHRQEVYDAIQRENAMKEAEAQRTPSQSSSKNASE, encoded by the coding sequence ATGCTTGTATTGTCGAGACAACGCGACGAGAGCATCATCATCGGTGACAATATTGTCATTACTATTGTCGATATCCGGGGTGATAAAGTACGGTTAGGAATCCAGGCCCCTACAGAAATTCCAGTACACCGTCAGGAAGTGTATGATGCGATTCAGCGTGAAAACGCGATGAAAGAAGCGGAAGCGCAGCGTACCCCATCTCAGTCGTCATCCAAAAATGCCAGCGAGTGA
- a CDS encoding ATP-dependent Clp protease ATP-binding subunit, whose amino-acid sequence MYERFTDRARKVMQLANQEAQRFNHEYIGTEHILLGLVKEGSGVAANVLKNLDVDLRKIRLEVEKIVQSGPDMVTMGKLPQTPRAKKVIEYAMEEARNLNHNYVGTEHLLLGLLREQDGVAAQVLMNLGLKLEEVREEVLNLLGHGLEGGEAGERTPGTGSQKAGKSKTPALDSFGRDLTELAKQKKLDPVIGRSKEIERVIQILCRRQKNNPVLLGEAGVGKTAIVEGFAQMVVDGEVPDLLRDRRIVVLDLAMMVAGTKYRGQFEERIKAVMNEVRRAKNTILFIDELHTLVGAGGAEGAIDASNVLKPALSRGELQCIGATTLDEYRKYIEKDSALERRFQNVMVEPPTDEQTVEILRGLRERYEEHHKVQITDDALEKAVELSSRYITGRCLPDKAIDVIDEAGARIRLKSMVRPPDLKELEEESERLNQSKEEAVANQDFELAANLRDQADKLKKRKETLTQEWREKSKEVDGVVDAEVVAEVVAKITGVPLTRLSSEDTVRLLNMEDELHRRVISQDEAIKQVSKAVRRSRSGLKDPKRPMGAFLFSGPTGVGKTLLAKTLAEFMFGDETALIQIDMSEYMEKHNVSRLIGAPPGYVGFEEGGQLTEKIRRRPYAVVLLDEIEKAHPDVFNMLLQIMEEGHLTDSFGRKVDFKNVVLIMTTNAGAQGMAHGDAFGFRKADDDTSYDAMKRNLMHDLQKEFKPEFLGRLDEVVVFRKLTREELKQIVDIELAKVRKRLKEQGVVLELTDQTREFIIDKGSEGGELDYGARPLRRSVERYIEDPLAEELLRGAFEGKNKVLVTVAEVGDEKRLEFEGSYEAETEELATVGSSEGGSSEGEG is encoded by the coding sequence ATGTACGAGCGGTTTACAGATCGAGCTCGAAAGGTGATGCAGCTGGCCAATCAGGAGGCCCAGCGGTTCAATCACGAATATATCGGGACCGAACATATCCTTCTGGGTTTAGTCAAGGAAGGCTCAGGAGTCGCAGCCAATGTATTGAAAAATCTCGATGTGGATCTGCGCAAGATCCGTCTGGAAGTTGAGAAGATTGTCCAGTCCGGACCAGACATGGTCACCATGGGCAAACTCCCCCAGACGCCCCGCGCCAAGAAGGTCATCGAATACGCGATGGAAGAGGCCCGCAACCTGAATCACAACTACGTAGGTACAGAGCACCTGCTGCTCGGCCTGCTGCGTGAACAGGACGGCGTCGCCGCTCAGGTCCTGATGAACCTGGGTCTGAAACTGGAAGAAGTCCGCGAAGAAGTTCTCAACCTGCTGGGCCACGGCCTGGAAGGGGGTGAGGCTGGCGAACGGACTCCCGGTACCGGCAGCCAGAAAGCCGGCAAGAGCAAGACCCCCGCTCTGGACAGCTTTGGTCGCGACCTGACCGAACTGGCCAAGCAGAAGAAGCTCGATCCGGTCATCGGTCGTTCTAAGGAAATCGAACGCGTCATTCAGATCCTCTGCCGCCGTCAGAAAAACAACCCCGTTCTGCTGGGTGAAGCAGGCGTTGGTAAAACCGCGATCGTCGAAGGGTTCGCCCAGATGGTCGTCGACGGCGAAGTTCCGGACCTGCTCCGCGATCGTCGCATCGTCGTACTCGACCTCGCCATGATGGTCGCCGGTACCAAGTACCGCGGTCAGTTCGAAGAACGCATCAAAGCCGTCATGAACGAAGTCCGTCGTGCCAAGAACACGATTCTGTTCATCGACGAGTTGCACACCCTCGTTGGCGCTGGTGGTGCAGAGGGAGCGATCGACGCTTCTAACGTACTGAAACCTGCTCTGAGTCGTGGCGAACTGCAGTGTATCGGTGCTACCACCCTGGACGAATATCGTAAATACATCGAGAAAGACAGCGCCCTGGAACGTCGCTTCCAGAACGTAATGGTCGAGCCTCCCACAGACGAACAGACCGTCGAAATTTTGCGTGGTCTGCGGGAACGCTACGAAGAGCATCACAAGGTGCAGATTACTGACGACGCGCTCGAAAAAGCAGTCGAACTCTCTTCGCGTTACATCACCGGTCGTTGTCTACCTGATAAAGCCATCGATGTGATCGACGAAGCCGGCGCCCGGATCCGTCTGAAATCAATGGTGCGGCCTCCCGACCTCAAAGAACTCGAAGAAGAATCAGAACGCCTCAACCAGTCCAAGGAAGAAGCAGTCGCTAACCAGGACTTCGAACTGGCAGCCAACCTGCGTGATCAGGCTGACAAGCTGAAGAAACGGAAAGAGACCCTGACCCAGGAATGGCGTGAAAAATCCAAAGAAGTCGACGGCGTCGTCGATGCAGAAGTCGTTGCCGAAGTGGTCGCCAAGATTACCGGCGTTCCACTGACCCGGCTCTCCAGCGAAGACACCGTGCGTCTGCTCAACATGGAAGACGAACTGCACAGACGCGTCATCAGCCAGGACGAAGCCATCAAGCAGGTTTCCAAGGCCGTCCGACGCAGTCGCAGTGGTCTGAAAGATCCCAAACGACCGATGGGGGCCTTCCTCTTCTCCGGTCCGACCGGGGTTGGTAAAACCCTGCTGGCCAAGACGCTGGCTGAATTCATGTTCGGCGACGAAACCGCTCTGATTCAGATCGACATGAGCGAATACATGGAGAAGCACAACGTCAGCCGTCTGATCGGTGCTCCTCCGGGATATGTCGGTTTCGAAGAAGGGGGTCAGCTGACCGAAAAGATTCGGCGTCGCCCCTACGCAGTCGTGCTGCTTGACGAAATCGAAAAAGCACACCCCGACGTCTTCAATATGCTTCTGCAGATCATGGAAGAAGGCCACCTGACCGACAGCTTCGGTCGCAAGGTCGACTTCAAAAACGTCGTTCTCATCATGACCACCAACGCCGGTGCTCAGGGTATGGCTCACGGGGATGCCTTCGGGTTCCGTAAAGCCGACGATGACACCAGCTACGATGCCATGAAACGAAATCTGATGCACGACCTGCAGAAAGAGTTCAAACCGGAATTCCTGGGACGTCTCGACGAAGTCGTCGTCTTCCGGAAACTGACCCGCGAAGAACTCAAGCAGATCGTCGATATCGAACTGGCTAAGGTTCGCAAACGTCTCAAGGAACAGGGCGTTGTCCTGGAACTGACCGACCAGACCCGCGAGTTCATCATCGACAAAGGCTCCGAAGGGGGCGAACTCGACTACGGTGCACGTCCGCTGCGTCGTTCTGTCGAACGCTACATCGAAGATCCGCTGGCAGAAGAGCTGCTGCGGGGTGCCTTTGAAGGCAAGAACAAAGTGCTTGTTACCGTCGCTGAAGTTGGCGATGAAAAACGGCTCGAGTTCGAAGGTTCTTACGAAGCCGAAACCGAAGAGCTGGCAACCGTCGGTTCCAGCGAAGGCGGTTCTTCAGAAGGCGAAGGTTAA